A stretch of the Capsicum annuum cultivar UCD-10X-F1 chromosome 10, UCD10Xv1.1, whole genome shotgun sequence genome encodes the following:
- the LOC107845028 gene encoding premnaspirodiene oxygenase-like: MTEMMRNPSVLAKAQAEVRETFKGKETFDEDVIEELKYLKQVVKETLRLHPPLALLVPRECREETNINGYTIPLKTRVMVNVWAMGRDPEYWEDVESFMLERFEQSSVDFMGNNFELLPFGSGRRMCPGVTFGSINVHLPFYHFNWKLPD; the protein is encoded by the coding sequence ATGACAGAAATGATGAGGAACCCAAGTGTGTTAGCAAAGGCACAAGCAGAAGTAAGAGAGACATTCAAGGGAAAAGAGACTTTCGATGAGGATGTTATTGAGGAattgaaatacctaaaacaagtTGTTAAAGAAACCTTGAGACTTCATCCTCCACTCGCTCTCTTAGTTCCAAGAGAATGCAGGGAAGAAACAAACATCAATGGTTACACTATCCCTTTAAAAACAAGAGTCATGGTTAATGTTTGGGCGATGGGGAGGGATCCCGAGTACTGGGAAGACGTGGAAAGCTTTATGCTTGAGAGATTCGAGCAGAGCTCTGTGGATTTCATGGGGAATAACTTTGAGCTTCTTCCTTTTGGTTCCGGAAGGAGAATGTGTCCGGGGGTTACATTTGGTTCGATCAATGTTCATCttccattttatcattttaattggAAACTCCCTGattga